CAACGTGTGGTAACTCCAATATATCACTAATGACAATAGCGCCTTCTGGTGTTTGCCccaaaatttcatttacTTCATTCTCAACTAAATGAATACATGTTTTCATGCCCAATTTGATACCTGTCTCGATGTTTTTCCCACTGTCATCTATAAAATAAGCATTCTCGTATCTTGCCAACCCGCTTTCCTTCAtggctttttcaaatgcttTAACATGTGGTTTGCAGACCAGCGTATCTGTCCTAGAGTAGTCACAATATGTCAATCCATCAAATAAATCCGCTATACCCAACAATCTCAGGCAACGTATTGCGTGGTTTTTATAAGCGTTGGTGAAAAGCCACAATTTATCAATCTTTCCCGATTGTCTCAATCTCAACAGCATATTCCTTAATGGTATATCAGGTTTCAAGATATCTTGTAGTGGTAAGGAATCATCCACAAGCCGGTTATATTCCAGTGCGTTCACTTTGTGGAACATTACAAGTCCCCTTATGGCAAGTCCATACTCTTTGTAGTAAGAGTTATTCAAAACGTGAGCATCTTCAGGTGATAGTTTCAAGTGTGTTTGAAAGAACCTCAGTATAGATTGTTGCATAAGATCG
This sequence is a window from Saccharomyces cerevisiae S288C chromosome VII, complete sequence. Protein-coding genes within it:
- the SDT1 gene encoding nucleotidase (Pyrimidine nucleotidase; responsible for production of nicotinamide riboside and nicotinic acid riboside; overexpression suppresses the 6-AU sensitivity of transcription elongation factor S-II, as well as resistance to other pyrimidine derivatives; SDT1 has a paralog, PHM8, that arose from the whole genome duplication), with the protein product MTVEYTASDLATYQNEVNEQIAKNKAHLESLTHPGSKVTFPIDQDISATPQNPNLKVFFFDIDNCLYKSSTRIHDLMQQSILRFFQTHLKLSPEDAHVLNNSYYKEYGLAIRGLVMFHKVNALEYNRLVDDSLPLQDILKPDIPLRNMLLRLRQSGKIDKLWLFTNAYKNHAIRCLRLLGIADLFDGLTYCDYSRTDTLVCKPHVKAFEKAMKESGLARYENAYFIDDSGKNIETGIKLGMKTCIHLVENEVNEILGQTPEGAIVISDILELPHVVSDLF